The following coding sequences lie in one Flavobacterium sediminis genomic window:
- a CDS encoding tyrosine-protein phosphatase: MFSFLKPKPKLKDLIPSDYIDIHSHVLPGIDDGSQNIEESKFLLESMIDLGFTKVTTTPHTKSNVWDNTRVIIESKKEEIHRTLPELSQKTALNAASEYYIDEEFVKLFKSEKLLTLKDDKYVLVEMSYLNAPLQLYDFLFELQLEGYKPVLAHPERYTFYHNKPKEYEKLKKAGCLFQMNLLSSVGYYGKDVALAADQLLKKDMFDFVGSDIHNKGHILAFENKILIKSQEQLQKAIENNAFFG; encoded by the coding sequence ATGTTTTCATTCCTCAAACCTAAGCCAAAATTAAAAGATTTAATCCCGTCTGATTACATTGATATTCATTCGCATGTACTACCGGGAATAGACGACGGATCTCAAAACATTGAAGAAAGTAAATTTCTTTTAGAATCAATGATCGATTTAGGTTTCACCAAAGTAACCACTACACCACATACTAAAAGCAATGTTTGGGACAATACCAGAGTAATCATTGAAAGTAAAAAAGAAGAAATTCACCGAACTCTTCCTGAATTGAGCCAAAAAACAGCACTCAATGCGGCTTCAGAATATTATATTGACGAGGAATTTGTTAAGCTTTTTAAATCTGAAAAGCTACTTACATTGAAAGACGACAAATATGTTTTGGTTGAAATGTCATACCTAAATGCACCGCTGCAATTGTATGATTTTCTTTTTGAATTGCAACTGGAAGGATACAAACCTGTTCTGGCTCATCCTGAACGTTATACTTTTTACCACAACAAACCTAAAGAATATGAGAAGCTGAAAAAGGCAGGCTGCTTATTTCAAATGAATCTTTTATCAAGTGTAGGTTATTATGGAAAAGATGTTGCTTTAGCCGCCGATCAATTACTAAAAAAAGACATGTTCGACTTTGTTGGCTCTGACATTCACAATAAAGGACACATTTTAGCTTTTGAAAACAAGATTCTTATCAAAAGTCAGGAACAATTACAAAAAGCTATTGAAAACAATGCCTTTTTCGGTTAA